Proteins from a single region of Starkeya sp. ORNL1:
- a CDS encoding di-heme oxidoredictase family protein, which yields MLAAVLAALLLTPAAADDAGLDRAIGKALFERAWVPAPSSTRANDGLGPLFDARSCASCHPGGAGRGATALDAQGHPEGLGLVLSLIRPDGTGDPTYGHRLETMTLPGIPAEGVIAVDVQDGGRIPRIEQPGYGPLDPATRISLRAAPDLRGRGRLEDVTDATILAMEDPDDRNGDGIRGHARRLAMPEHGSSIGRFGWKASHATLESQASEAFALDLGLSTPLRLEPWGDCTEVQTACRNAPHGREVEGEPEIGEAIVQRLVAYLRGLDIPKSEPDKRGAKLFAAVGCAACHRPHLPTRDGGSAALFTDVLLHDMGEGLADPTGVPGAAAGEWRTAPLAGLSRALARGTGLLHDGRAADVNAAIGWHGGEASSARARFDKLSAGERRALIEYVSSL from the coding sequence TTGCTTGCCGCGGTACTCGCCGCTCTCCTCCTCACCCCCGCCGCGGCCGACGATGCCGGCCTCGACCGCGCCATCGGCAAGGCGCTGTTCGAGCGCGCCTGGGTGCCGGCGCCGAGCTCGACCCGCGCCAATGACGGGCTCGGCCCGCTGTTCGATGCCCGCTCCTGCGCCTCCTGCCATCCCGGCGGCGCCGGTCGCGGCGCGACCGCGCTCGATGCGCAGGGGCACCCCGAGGGCCTCGGTCTCGTGCTCTCGCTGATCCGCCCCGACGGCACGGGCGATCCGACCTATGGGCACCGGCTGGAGACCATGACGCTCCCCGGCATTCCGGCCGAGGGCGTGATCGCTGTGGATGTGCAGGATGGCGGCCGCATCCCGCGCATCGAGCAACCCGGCTACGGCCCTCTCGATCCGGCGACCCGGATCTCGCTGCGCGCCGCGCCGGACCTGCGCGGCCGAGGCCGGCTGGAGGATGTCACCGACGCCACCATCCTCGCCATGGAAGATCCCGACGACAGGAACGGCGACGGCATACGTGGCCATGCGCGCCGTCTGGCAATGCCGGAGCATGGCTCAAGTATTGGCAGGTTCGGCTGGAAGGCCAGCCACGCCACGCTGGAGAGCCAGGCCTCGGAAGCTTTCGCGCTCGATCTCGGCCTGTCGACGCCGCTGCGGCTGGAGCCGTGGGGCGACTGCACCGAGGTGCAGACCGCCTGCCGCAACGCCCCGCATGGCCGCGAGGTGGAGGGCGAGCCCGAGATTGGCGAGGCGATTGTGCAACGCCTCGTCGCCTATCTCCGTGGGCTCGACATCCCGAAATCCGAACCCGACAAGCGCGGCGCGAAGTTATTTGCAGCGGTCGGCTGCGCCGCCTGCCACCGTCCACACCTGCCCACCCGGGACGGCGGCAGCGCCGCGCTGTTCACCGATGTCTTGCTGCACGATATGGGCGAGGGGCTTGCCGATCCCACCGGCGTGCCCGGCGCCGCGGCGGGCGAATGGCGCACCGCGCCGCTCGCCGGCCTGTCGCGGGCGCTGGCGCGGGGCACCGGCCTGCTGCATGACGGGCGCGCCGCCGATGTAAACGCGGCGATCGGCTGGCACGGCGGCGAGGCCTCGTCCGCCCGCGCGCGCTTTGACAAACTGAGCGCCGGCGAGCGCCGCGCGCTCATTGAGTATGTATCCTCCCTCTGA
- a CDS encoding multicopper oxidase family protein has product MTKSGAMLSRRAFLLAGATLGTGSVLAPSQTSEARVLPSAVASRTVALSAGEMDLHLLGPDKPATRIFAYDGEPFRLIRAKRGEQIEFTFDNHLSEGSTVHFHGIRMPNEYDGVPTLTQPVVQPGGRFVYRIPFNDPGTFFFHPHCDETGQVGRGLAGVMIVDDPRDPKFDAEHILCLKDWRLAEDGTYLAMSEPDGASKAGTYGATRTVNGVPTLDLKAPANSDVRVRILNLDSTRVMDIGVEGADAALIAIDGHALPPIPLDKLPDGIWRFGPAQRIDLHIRMPEAGKSVQIGDYRAADIYHFATLTAEPSDKRKRPFRALALPAAKLPQPDLKRAEQSTFTLQQATDAAVKETGLPPDDPLAKALIDSLCVGSTTYWAISQESWPTGDKRNVPPPLARMVEGKSYRVTIKNGTRYPHPVHLHGHAFAVIDSSSGRLPKHFADTVLVQPDETVDIAFVAASGDWVFHCHILEHMEAGMMGWFRVV; this is encoded by the coding sequence GTGACCAAAAGCGGCGCGATGCTTTCGCGCCGCGCCTTCCTCCTGGCCGGGGCGACGCTCGGCACGGGTTCTGTGCTCGCGCCCTCGCAAACCAGCGAGGCGCGGGTGCTTCCGTCGGCGGTAGCGTCCCGCACCGTGGCGCTCTCGGCCGGCGAGATGGACCTGCATCTGCTCGGCCCCGACAAGCCCGCCACGCGCATCTTCGCCTATGATGGCGAGCCGTTCCGGCTGATCCGGGCGAAGCGCGGCGAACAGATCGAATTCACCTTCGACAATCATCTGAGCGAAGGCTCGACCGTGCATTTCCACGGCATCCGCATGCCGAACGAATATGACGGCGTGCCCACCTTGACCCAGCCCGTGGTCCAGCCCGGCGGCCGCTTCGTCTATCGCATCCCGTTCAACGATCCCGGCACCTTCTTCTTCCACCCGCATTGCGACGAGACCGGCCAGGTCGGCCGCGGTCTTGCGGGGGTGATGATCGTCGATGATCCGCGGGATCCGAAGTTCGACGCCGAGCACATTCTCTGCCTGAAGGACTGGCGGCTTGCCGAGGACGGCACGTACCTCGCCATGTCCGAGCCGGACGGCGCCTCCAAGGCCGGCACCTATGGCGCCACCCGTACCGTGAACGGCGTCCCGACGCTCGATCTCAAGGCGCCCGCAAATAGCGACGTGCGCGTGCGCATCCTCAATCTCGATTCGACGCGGGTGATGGATATCGGCGTCGAAGGCGCCGACGCGGCTTTGATCGCCATTGATGGACACGCTTTGCCGCCGATCCCGCTGGACAAGCTGCCCGACGGCATCTGGCGTTTCGGCCCGGCGCAGCGCATCGACCTGCATATCCGCATGCCCGAAGCCGGCAAGAGCGTGCAGATCGGCGATTACCGTGCCGCCGACATCTATCATTTCGCTACGCTCACCGCCGAGCCCTCCGACAAGCGCAAGCGCCCGTTCCGCGCGCTTGCTCTGCCCGCGGCCAAGCTGCCGCAGCCGGACCTGAAGCGCGCCGAACAATCGACCTTCACTCTCCAGCAGGCCACCGACGCCGCGGTGAAGGAGACCGGCTTGCCGCCGGACGATCCGCTGGCGAAAGCTTTGATCGACAGCCTGTGCGTCGGCTCGACCACCTATTGGGCGATCAGCCAGGAATCCTGGCCGACCGGCGACAAGCGCAATGTGCCGCCGCCGCTGGCGAGGATGGTCGAGGGCAAGAGCTACCGCGTCACCATCAAGAACGGCACGCGCTATCCGCATCCGGTGCACCTGCACGGCCACGCCTTCGCGGTGATCGACTCTTCGTCCGGCCGCCTGCCGAAGCACTTCGCCGACACTGTGCTGGTGCAGCCCGACGAGACCGTCGATATCGCCTTCGTCGCGGCGAGCGGCGACTGGGTGTTCCACTGCCATATATTGGAGCACATGGAGGCCGGCATGATGGGCTGGTTCCGGGTGGTGTGA
- a CDS encoding imelysin family protein — MRARALFAAPLLAAALGVFAAAPASAQGAAPKPREILVTYANIAEAMYGDSLKTAKDLQAAVDAFLAAPTTENQDKAKAAWKAARVPYQQTEGFRFGNAIVDDWEGKVNAWPLDEGLIDYVDTKSYGEKSDENPLYTANVIANTKIRVGKKTIDATKITPKLLESLQEAGGVESNVATGYHAIEFLLWGQDLNGTGPGAGKRPASDYDTKNCTGGNCERRAAYLKAATDLLVSDLQEMADNWAAKGKARKSVLAKKDKAGLAVILTGLGSLSYGELAGERMKLGLILHDPEEEHDCFSDNTHNSHYYDEVGIASIYRGKYTRVDGSVVEGPSIAAYAAALAPKAADEAAIKVDAALAALKAIKDEADSGKEAYDQMIGEGNTEGNALVQKGVDSLVAQTRAFEGVVAGLKLKIKVEGSDSLDDPSKVTQ; from the coding sequence ATGCGAGCCAGAGCCCTTTTCGCCGCGCCGCTGCTTGCCGCCGCGCTCGGCGTCTTTGCCGCCGCCCCCGCATCCGCGCAGGGCGCGGCCCCCAAGCCGCGCGAGATTCTCGTCACCTACGCCAACATCGCCGAGGCCATGTATGGCGACAGCCTGAAGACCGCCAAGGATCTGCAGGCCGCGGTCGACGCCTTCCTCGCCGCGCCGACCACCGAGAATCAGGACAAGGCCAAGGCGGCCTGGAAGGCGGCCCGCGTGCCGTACCAGCAGACCGAGGGCTTTCGCTTCGGCAACGCCATCGTCGATGACTGGGAGGGCAAGGTGAATGCCTGGCCGCTCGACGAGGGGCTGATCGACTATGTCGACACCAAATCCTATGGCGAGAAGTCGGACGAGAACCCGCTCTACACCGCCAATGTGATCGCCAACACCAAGATCCGCGTCGGCAAGAAGACCATCGACGCCACCAAGATCACGCCGAAGCTGCTGGAGAGCCTGCAGGAAGCAGGCGGCGTCGAATCCAACGTCGCCACCGGCTATCACGCCATCGAATTCCTGCTCTGGGGCCAGGATCTGAACGGCACCGGGCCCGGCGCCGGCAAGCGTCCCGCCAGCGACTACGATACCAAGAACTGCACCGGCGGCAATTGCGAGCGCCGCGCCGCCTACCTGAAGGCCGCGACCGACCTGCTGGTCTCCGACCTTCAGGAGATGGCCGACAATTGGGCAGCCAAGGGCAAGGCCCGCAAGTCGGTGCTGGCCAAGAAGGACAAGGCCGGTCTCGCCGTCATCCTCACCGGCCTCGGCTCGCTCTCCTATGGCGAACTCGCCGGCGAGCGCATGAAACTCGGCCTCATCCTCCATGATCCGGAGGAAGAGCACGACTGCTTCTCCGACAACACCCACAACTCGCATTACTACGACGAAGTCGGCATCGCCTCGATCTATCGCGGCAAGTACACCCGCGTCGATGGCTCGGTGGTCGAAGGCCCGTCCATCGCCGCCTATGCTGCCGCGCTCGCGCCGAAGGCGGCGGACGAAGCCGCCATCAAGGTCGACGCCGCGCTCGCCGCTCTCAAGGCGATCAAGGACGAGGCCGACAGCGGCAAGGAGGCCTATGACCAGATGATTGGCGAGGGCAACACCGAGGGCAACGCGCTGGTGCAGAAGGGCGTCGACAGCCTGGTCGCCCAGACCCGCGCCTTCGAGGGCGTGGTCGCCGGCCTGAAGCTGAAGATCAAGGTCGAGGGCTCCGACAGCCTCGACGACCCGTCCAAGGTCACGCAGTGA
- a CDS encoding oxidoreductase — translation MGDQKIFLITGINSGLGKAFAEGAIGAGHTVIGTARHPDAAADFEALAPGRAHAVVLDVTDFDAIPGAVAEAEAEVGPIDVLVNNAGYGQEGVIEESSLDELRRQFDTNVYGAVAMIKAVLPGMRHRRSGHIVNVTSMGGFITFPGIAYYHGSKFALEGISESLGKEVKPFGVHVTALAPGGFRTDWAGRSMVRSPRAIADYDAVMDPIRAGRQARRGNQLGDPAKAAQALLKLVEAENPPAHLFLGTDALQLVAEKLAALKAEIAAWDEVSRSTDFA, via the coding sequence ATGGGCGACCAGAAGATTTTTCTCATCACCGGCATCAATTCCGGTCTCGGCAAGGCCTTTGCCGAAGGCGCGATTGGTGCCGGGCACACCGTGATCGGCACGGCACGCCATCCCGATGCGGCGGCTGATTTCGAGGCGCTGGCACCAGGTCGCGCCCACGCCGTGGTGCTCGACGTGACTGATTTCGACGCCATTCCCGGCGCGGTCGCCGAGGCCGAGGCGGAGGTCGGGCCGATCGACGTGCTGGTCAACAATGCCGGCTATGGCCAGGAAGGCGTGATCGAGGAATCCTCGCTGGACGAACTGCGCCGCCAGTTCGACACCAATGTCTATGGCGCGGTCGCGATGATCAAGGCGGTGCTGCCGGGCATGCGCCATCGCCGTTCCGGCCACATCGTCAATGTCACCTCGATGGGCGGCTTCATCACCTTCCCGGGCATTGCCTATTACCATGGCAGCAAGTTCGCGCTGGAGGGCATCTCGGAATCGCTCGGCAAGGAGGTGAAGCCGTTCGGCGTGCATGTCACCGCGCTGGCGCCCGGCGGGTTCCGCACCGATTGGGCCGGCCGCTCCATGGTGCGCTCGCCGCGCGCCATTGCCGACTATGACGCGGTGATGGACCCGATCCGCGCCGGACGGCAGGCCCGCCGCGGCAACCAGCTCGGCGATCCCGCCAAGGCGGCGCAGGCTTTGCTCAAGCTGGTGGAGGCGGAGAATCCGCCGGCGCATCTCTTTCTCGGCACCGACGCGCTCCAACTGGTGGCCGAGAAGCTGGCGGCATTGAAGGCCGAGATCGCGGCGTGGGACGAGGTGTCGCGCTCGACGGATTTCGCCTGA
- a CDS encoding TetR/AcrR family transcriptional regulator, with protein sequence MGHGQPPLREQNRLQAREVVLDAAERLLDRSENSDFSMRELAAEAGVGFATPFNHFGSKNAIMQALSTRLIERMAARYGAVSPAGDAIDRVLAMGEFAIAQTLERPVIAKAVVSSLSVLSSTPSNVRPKSQLLWSLALGDYAGIAGDMSRLAQAVLPEQLAYSFRGCLSFWIAGELGDDRLAATFETGACTILLGFAASERRPNLLERIREASSNATDPT encoded by the coding sequence ATGGGACACGGCCAGCCACCCTTGAGGGAGCAGAACCGGCTGCAGGCGCGCGAGGTCGTGCTCGATGCTGCGGAGCGCCTGCTCGACCGGAGCGAGAACAGCGATTTCTCGATGCGCGAGCTGGCGGCGGAGGCCGGCGTCGGTTTCGCCACGCCCTTCAACCATTTCGGCAGCAAGAACGCGATCATGCAGGCGCTGTCGACGCGGCTGATCGAACGCATGGCCGCGCGCTACGGTGCGGTGAGCCCAGCCGGCGACGCCATCGACCGCGTGCTCGCGATGGGAGAGTTCGCCATCGCGCAGACGCTGGAGCGGCCGGTGATCGCCAAGGCGGTAGTGAGCTCGCTCAGCGTGCTCAGCTCCACGCCGAGCAATGTCCGGCCGAAATCGCAGCTTCTGTGGTCGCTGGCGCTCGGCGATTACGCCGGCATCGCCGGCGACATGAGCCGCCTCGCCCAGGCCGTGCTGCCCGAGCAGCTCGCCTATTCGTTTCGCGGCTGCCTGTCCTTCTGGATCGCCGGCGAGCTGGGCGATGACCGGCTCGCCGCGACCTTCGAGACCGGCGCCTGCACCATCCTGCTCGGCTTCGCCGCTAGTGAGCGCCGGCCAAATCTGCTGGAACGGATACGTGAAGCATCATCAAACGCGACCGATCCCACTTAA
- a CDS encoding potassium/proton antiporter: METITLTNIFLLAGAALMVVGVFSSLIASRFGAPLLLVFLVIGMLAGEDGPGQIHFSDYRATYLVGSAALAIILFDGGLRTRLSSFRGTLAPAVLLSTAGVLVTAGLVGIVAYFLLGLPPLEALLVGSVVASTDAAAVFFLLKAGGLQLRKRVGAVLEIESATNDPVAIFLSVVLVGLIAAGEHYPGWDSLRALAQQAVLGAAVGVAGGLGLAALLNRFDLPSGLHPLLAIGAAIVIFGLAAVADGSGFLAVYLAGLVLGNRPVRAIASIVSFHDAATWLCQLVMFVMLGLLVTPSKVIEYAPPALGIAVFLIVVGRPVAVWLCLSPFGFKPEEKAYVSWVGLRGAVSIFLATIPTLAGVPSAEVYFNVAFTVVLVSLIVQGWSLTYAARRFGVALPEPLREARRFEIDLPGQLDYELVAYPVASGSPVLSHGTLPNWARMLIVVRDGAILSAEQAGLPQNGDYAYLLAPPERVRRLDRLFVAGDERPDVELATAFPFRGEIVLGAISDLYGLPVEPHERDLTIADLFAERFDERPSIGNRVHIGAATLVVRAVEDERVTLAGLVLDDEDETRDKSILTGAAIARLLGPRRTARERARRRG; this comes from the coding sequence ATGGAGACTATTACCCTCACGAATATTTTCCTGCTCGCCGGCGCCGCCCTCATGGTGGTTGGCGTCTTCTCCAGCCTCATAGCCTCTCGCTTCGGCGCTCCTTTGCTGCTGGTCTTCCTCGTCATCGGCATGCTGGCCGGCGAGGACGGGCCGGGGCAAATCCATTTCAGCGACTATCGCGCCACGTACCTCGTCGGCTCGGCGGCGCTCGCCATCATCCTGTTCGATGGCGGGCTGCGCACCCGGCTCTCGAGCTTTCGCGGCACGCTGGCGCCCGCCGTGCTGCTCTCCACCGCCGGCGTGCTGGTAACCGCCGGCCTGGTCGGCATCGTCGCCTATTTCCTGCTCGGCCTGCCGCCGCTGGAAGCGCTGCTGGTCGGCTCGGTGGTGGCCTCGACCGATGCGGCCGCGGTGTTCTTCCTGCTGAAGGCCGGCGGGCTGCAACTGCGCAAGCGTGTCGGCGCAGTGCTCGAGATCGAATCCGCCACCAATGATCCGGTGGCGATCTTCCTCTCTGTCGTGCTGGTCGGTCTCATCGCCGCCGGCGAGCACTATCCGGGCTGGGATTCGCTGCGCGCCCTGGCGCAGCAGGCGGTGCTCGGCGCCGCGGTCGGCGTCGCCGGCGGGCTTGGCCTCGCCGCGCTGCTGAACCGCTTCGATCTGCCGAGCGGGCTGCACCCGCTGCTCGCCATCGGCGCCGCCATCGTCATCTTCGGCCTTGCGGCGGTGGCCGACGGTTCCGGCTTCCTCGCCGTCTATCTCGCCGGCCTCGTGCTCGGCAACCGTCCGGTGCGCGCCATCGCCTCCATTGTCAGCTTCCACGACGCCGCCACCTGGCTTTGCCAGCTGGTGATGTTCGTCATGCTCGGGCTGCTGGTGACACCCTCCAAGGTGATCGAATACGCGCCGCCGGCGCTCGGCATCGCCGTGTTCCTCATCGTGGTCGGACGGCCGGTGGCGGTGTGGCTGTGCCTGTCGCCGTTCGGCTTCAAGCCCGAGGAGAAGGCCTATGTCTCCTGGGTCGGGCTGCGCGGCGCGGTGTCGATCTTCCTCGCCACCATTCCGACGCTGGCCGGGGTGCCGAGCGCCGAGGTCTATTTCAACGTCGCTTTCACCGTGGTGCTGGTGTCGCTGATCGTGCAGGGCTGGAGCCTGACCTATGCCGCACGCCGCTTCGGCGTGGCGCTGCCCGAGCCACTGCGCGAGGCGCGGCGCTTCGAGATCGACCTGCCGGGCCAGCTCGATTACGAGCTGGTGGCCTATCCGGTGGCGAGCGGCAGCCCGGTGCTGAGCCACGGCACGCTGCCGAACTGGGCGCGCATGCTGATCGTGGTGCGCGACGGCGCCATTCTCTCCGCCGAGCAGGCCGGCCTGCCGCAGAATGGCGACTATGCCTATCTGCTGGCGCCGCCCGAGCGGGTGCGCCGGCTCGACCGCCTGTTCGTCGCCGGCGACGAGCGGCCCGATGTCGAGCTGGCGACCGCCTTCCCGTTCCGCGGCGAGATCGTGCTCGGCGCCATCTCCGATCTCTACGGCCTGCCGGTCGAGCCGCACGAGCGCGACCTCACCATCGCCGACCTGTTCGCCGAGCGCTTCGACGAGCGCCCCAGCATCGGCAACCGGGTGCATATCGGCGCGGCGACGCTGGTGGTGCGCGCGGTGGAGGATGAGCGGGTGACGCTGGCCGGCCTCGTCCTCGACGATGAGGACGAGACCCGCGACAAGAGCATCCTCACCGGCGCTGCCATCGCCCGCCTGCTCGGCCCGCGCCGCACCGCCCGCGAACGCGCGCGGCGGCGGGGGTGA
- a CDS encoding DMT family transporter: MSPTVIGLALLAAILHATWNAFLRTGADRLWTVTVMSFASTVVALPFAIYYGLPSSVVWPYVLASAGLQVVYSLFLVAAYRQGELGQVYPIVRGSVPLLVLLGASVMAHQHPSLLQTVGVSLVAGGIASLAFGKASAPTSSILYALATGAIIALYATVDAIGVRQAGSAGAYAAWVLVVYGILLLATFLVCRGRIAVDLRAPQTLNALGGGVVSLVAYGLVVAAFKLGPAGPVAAIRETSVVFAALIGWLFLGEKLTLRRIAACAVVTLGAVCLGYPP, translated from the coding sequence ATGAGCCCCACAGTCATCGGCCTCGCGCTGCTCGCGGCCATCCTCCACGCCACATGGAACGCCTTCCTGCGCACCGGTGCCGACCGGCTATGGACGGTGACCGTGATGAGCTTCGCCAGCACCGTGGTCGCGCTTCCGTTCGCCATCTATTACGGACTCCCATCGTCCGTGGTCTGGCCTTATGTCCTCGCCTCCGCCGGTCTCCAGGTCGTCTACAGCCTGTTCCTGGTGGCGGCCTATCGGCAGGGCGAACTGGGGCAGGTGTATCCGATCGTACGCGGCAGCGTGCCGCTGCTGGTGCTGCTCGGCGCTTCGGTGATGGCGCACCAGCATCCGTCCCTGCTGCAGACCGTCGGCGTCAGCCTGGTCGCGGGCGGGATTGCCAGCCTCGCCTTCGGCAAGGCCAGTGCGCCTACCTCATCGATCCTCTATGCGCTCGCCACCGGCGCGATCATCGCGCTCTATGCCACCGTCGACGCCATCGGCGTGCGCCAAGCGGGAAGTGCCGGCGCCTATGCCGCCTGGGTTCTGGTGGTCTACGGCATCCTTTTGCTGGCTACCTTTCTGGTTTGCCGCGGCAGGATCGCCGTCGATCTCCGTGCGCCGCAGACGCTGAATGCACTCGGTGGCGGCGTGGTTTCGCTCGTTGCGTATGGCCTCGTAGTCGCTGCTTTCAAGCTCGGCCCGGCCGGTCCGGTGGCGGCGATCCGCGAGACCAGCGTGGTCTTCGCGGCGCTGATCGGATGGCTGTTCCTGGGCGAGAAGCTGACGCTGCGCCGCATTGCCGCCTGCGCTGTCGTCACGCTCGGTGCGGTCTGTCTCGGCTATCCCCCATGA
- a CDS encoding TetR/AcrR family transcriptional regulator has translation MSPAPARPDKRQHIVETAYRLFKRGGFHATGIDRIIAEADVAKMTMYRNFPSKDGLIVEVLDDRARRFERQLDQLAEQAGTPGQKIGTIFDWYARWFRSPDFHGCLFAHALAEFGDPAHPAFQAVAAQKNGLRRRMARILAGIMPGERAESTAVVLLMLIEGATLLAEMGQGDEAIGNARATALRLIATPDTQP, from the coding sequence ATGTCCCCCGCACCCGCCCGTCCCGACAAGCGCCAGCACATCGTGGAAACCGCCTACCGGCTGTTCAAGCGTGGTGGCTTCCACGCCACCGGCATCGACCGGATCATCGCCGAGGCGGACGTGGCGAAGATGACCATGTACCGCAACTTCCCGAGCAAAGACGGCCTGATCGTCGAAGTGCTGGACGATCGCGCCCGCCGTTTCGAACGCCAGCTCGATCAACTGGCGGAACAGGCCGGCACGCCCGGCCAGAAGATCGGCACCATCTTCGACTGGTACGCGCGATGGTTCCGCAGCCCGGATTTCCATGGCTGCCTGTTCGCACATGCTCTTGCCGAATTCGGCGATCCCGCGCATCCGGCCTTCCAGGCCGTCGCGGCGCAGAAGAACGGTCTCAGGCGGCGCATGGCGCGGATACTCGCCGGCATCATGCCCGGCGAGCGGGCAGAGAGCACCGCCGTGGTGCTGCTGATGCTGATCGAGGGAGCGACCTTGCTCGCGGAGATGGGGCAGGGCGATGAGGCGATCGGCAACGCACGCGCCACCGCCCTCCGCCTGATCGCGACGCCGGATACGCAGCCATGA
- a CDS encoding TIGR03862 family flavoprotein encodes MPNVAIIGAGPAGLMAAETLAEAGCRVTLFERMASPARKFLLAGRGGLNLTHSEPRERFLTRFGEAAFWLEPMLDAFPPARLREWADRLGEATFIGSSGRVFPKSFKASPLLRAWAHRLDGLGVRLETRHLWTGWGQEGRPHFETPDGERSVAADAVILALGGASWPRLGSDGAWVPRLEAEGVAVARLRPANSGALVAWSVPFRERFAGAPLKRIAMALEGRSVRGEAIVTSTGLEGGAIYALASTIRDVLDRDGAATLAVDLRPDLTEVAIARKLAAVRKGESTSNRLRKAAGLDPAAIGLMREAAPTLPVAPEELAALVKAVPLRIEGVAPLARAISTAGGIAQAGLDANLMLRARPGVFAAGEMLDWEAPTGGYLLQASFATGHAAARGVLAFLRRDPPAPWVGGFQREGEGDAARATSS; translated from the coding sequence ATTCCGAACGTCGCTATCATCGGTGCCGGCCCCGCGGGGCTGATGGCGGCGGAGACGCTGGCGGAGGCCGGATGCCGGGTCACGCTGTTCGAGCGCATGGCCTCGCCGGCGCGCAAATTCCTGCTGGCCGGGCGCGGCGGGCTGAACCTGACGCATTCCGAACCGCGCGAGCGTTTCCTCACGCGCTTTGGCGAGGCGGCCTTCTGGCTGGAGCCGATGCTCGACGCCTTCCCGCCGGCCCGGCTTCGCGAATGGGCGGACCGGCTCGGCGAGGCCACCTTCATCGGCTCGAGCGGCCGCGTCTTTCCAAAAAGCTTCAAGGCCTCGCCGCTGCTGCGCGCCTGGGCCCATCGGCTCGATGGGCTTGGCGTGCGGCTGGAGACCCGGCATTTGTGGACCGGCTGGGGCCAAGAGGGACGGCCGCATTTCGAGACGCCGGATGGCGAGCGTAGCGTTGCGGCCGATGCGGTGATCCTCGCGCTTGGCGGCGCCAGCTGGCCGCGGCTCGGCAGCGACGGCGCCTGGGTGCCGCGGCTGGAGGCCGAGGGCGTCGCGGTGGCGCGCCTGCGTCCGGCCAACAGCGGGGCGCTGGTCGCCTGGTCGGTGCCGTTCCGCGAGCGCTTCGCCGGGGCGCCGCTGAAGCGCATCGCCATGGCGCTGGAGGGCAGGAGCGTGCGCGGCGAGGCGATCGTCACCTCGACCGGGCTGGAGGGCGGCGCGATCTATGCGCTCGCATCGACCATCCGCGACGTTCTGGACCGCGACGGCGCGGCGACACTCGCTGTCGATCTCCGGCCGGATCTCACCGAGGTGGCCATCGCCAGGAAGCTCGCCGCCGTGCGCAAGGGTGAATCCACCTCGAACCGCCTGCGCAAGGCCGCTGGCCTCGATCCCGCCGCCATCGGCCTGATGCGCGAGGCAGCGCCCACGCTGCCCGTTGCGCCCGAAGAACTCGCGGCTCTCGTCAAGGCGGTGCCGCTGCGCATCGAGGGCGTCGCGCCGCTTGCCCGCGCCATCTCCACCGCCGGCGGCATCGCCCAGGCGGGTCTCGACGCGAACCTCATGCTGCGGGCCCGGCCCGGCGTGTTCGCGGCGGGCGAGATGCTGGACTGGGAGGCGCCGACCGGCGGCTACCTGCTGCAGGCCAGCTTCGCCACCGGCCACGCCGCCGCGCGCGGCGTGCTGGCCTTCCTCCGCCGCGACCCGCCCGCGCCGTGGGTCGGCGGATTCCAGCGGGAGGGCGAGGGGGATGCGGCAAGGGCCACGTCATCCTGA